One uncultured Fibrobacter sp. genomic window, GTATCACCAATTTCAGCAATGTAAGCATCCGCCAACTTCACGTAGGTTGCGGCCTTTTTCAGGAGCATCTGGGCCATCGCTGCGACAAAGACGTTGAGTAGTGCGAGTGCGTAGAACATCAAACTCCGCTTGTATCGAAATATATAAAACTTTTTGTAAAAATGATATACCTATTGCTTTTGTTAAAATTTTAATGTATATTATAGGTATATTAAAATTTTGAGGATGCAAAATGCAGGTTGTGTACGCAGATAAGGAATTGGCTCGTTGCGCAGGCGATAAGGCCTATGCGGTGAGGACAATGGGGCAAAGGCGAGCGGATGCATATTCGACAAGAATAGATGCATTGCATAGAGCGGTTGACTTGGACGCCTTGAAAAACGTGGCAGGACGTTTTCACGAATTAACCGGCGATCGAGCCGGTCAATGGGCATGTGATTTGGACCATCCGTATCGGCTTATCTTTAAACCGGTCATGAATAGCGACGGAAATGTCATTGGATTGATTGTTGAACAAACTGTTTCCATTCTAGAAATTGTAGATTATCATAAGTAGGAGTACTTATGCAGGTATATAGATGTGATGAATTGGCTGTGGTTACCCCGCCGGGGCGCCATCTTGCTGAAAAACTTGAAGAAATGGGCCTGGATGCGAATGACCTGGCTGCACGCATGGGGTACACGCCCAAGGCGGTAAATGATATTCTGCAGGGAAATTGCCGAATCACGCCTGAATCGGCCATCTCACTTGAAATGGTTACGGAAATCCCTGCGGGTTTTTGGTTGCGTAGTCAGATGGCTTACGACGAGTTCCTTTCGCGTGAAAAAATCAAGGCTTCGTTGACGGATCAGTCCCTTTGGAAAAAGTCCTTTCCTGCGGAGGTTAACGTCCGTGAATGGGTGCTCCAAAAAAAAGAAGAAAGCAAGTCTTTAATGCCTTTGTTGAAATTCTTTGCCGTGGCGTCTCCGCAGGCTTGGGATAGCTATTATAAGAAAGCGCAGCTGAAAGTGGCTTTTCGTATATCCCTGGCCGAGGTCAAGGATCCGTATGCCACGTCAGCTTGGATTCGCCGAGGCGAGATTCTGTCGGATCGTGATCCGATGGAAAAACAGGAGCAGATTCCCGTCCGCAAGCGGCTGAAGGTGGCTCTTCCTGAAATTATCGCTTTTGCGGCGGCAAATAAGACGTTGCCGAAGCGTGAAAAGAAAATTACCTATTGGACGCCCGAGGCAGAAGTTGTTGATGACTGCATGACAGGCTTGCAGGAGCTATGCCGTAAAATCGGTATCCGTGTTCTGTTTGTACAGAACTTCAGGAGCGCCCCTATCTATGGCATGTATCGCTGGTACAAGGATGTTCCCCTTATCCAGCTTCACGACCGTTTCAAGGACCGTGCAACCATGTGGTTTACGTTTTTCCACGAGCTGGCCCATGTGCTTTATCATGGCAAGAAGGGAATTTGCCTGCAGAACATTGAAATTACGCATAACCATCCCGAAAAGGAAGACGAAGCAAATTGCTTCGCGCAGAAATGCATGGTAGATGCAGGATTTCAGGTGTAGTTAGTACGTCAGTCCGTATCCGTACGGGTAAAGTCCGGTTTTTCCGTCGCCTTCGTTGATTGGAATCTGGCTTGCGTCTTTGGGCCAGGTGTGCGGTAGCTTTCCTGTCGGCTTGACTTTGCCGAAGAGTACGTCTGCGACTCCGGCGCCTTCGCTGCCGGGGAGCCATGCGACTACGAATGCATCGGCGGTTTCGATGAGCGAGGTGATGGGGAGGGGGCGGCCGGTGATAAAGACAACAGCGACTTTATGGCCTGCGGCCTGCCAGCTTTTTATTTGCGAAATGTAGGAGTCGGTGCTGCTGAAGCTGGTGCCTTCGTAAGAGGATTCGGAAAGAACTTTGTTGTTGAAATCGCCGGAGCGGAAGTCTCCGAACCATTCGGCGTAAGGTGCTTCGCCAATAACGTAGACGATGGTGCCTGCTGCCTCGGCCGAGGTGACGCGAGCGCCGCTTGCGACTTCGTCAAAGCCCGCTTGGATGGAGGTTGCGCCGGGAACGCTCGTGGTTGTGCCTAGCCAGCCTTGGGTCCATCCGCCGCACTGTAGCCCGGTGTTGTTGGCGTGGCTTCCGGTCAGGAATATTTTGTCTGTGGCCGAAAGGGGGAGTATGTTTTCGTTCTTGAGGACAACCAGGCTTTTCTGCACGGCTTCGCGGGCTATTTTTCGGTGTTCTGCGCTGCCGATGTTCGCTGTCACGCCGACGTACGCTGCGGGGCCGCTCGGATTGTCGATTCTGCCGGCGCGGATTTTTGCGCGCAGGATTCGTCGGACGGCGTCCTTGATGCGGTCTTCGCTGATTTGCCCTGCCTGAACAAGCGTTTTCATGTTACTCATGAATGTTGTTGCCGATTGCGGCACCATCGCCATATCGATTCCCGCGTTAATCGCGTTCTTGATGGCGTCCTTCGATGATATGCCGGTGAGTGTTCCGGAGTAGTCTCCGGCGGCTCCTGGCGTTGTTGAATTTTCGATACCTTCCCAGTCGGCAATGACGTAGCCGTCGAAGCCGAGTTCGGTTTTGAGGATTCCGGTAAGTCTTGCGGAATCGACGTGCTGATGGACTCCGTTAATTTGGTTGAAGCTTGCCATGACGCTCAGGGCGCCTTGCTCGATGGCTGCTTCGTAGGGCGGCAGGTATTTTTCGCGGAGTTCCTTGTCGGTCATGGTGGCGTTGCCGCGGTCTTGTCCATTGTCTGTCGCTCCGTCACCGATAAAATGCTTGATGGTGGTAATGACTCGCCATTCTGCATTGTAGTGGTCGCCCTGTTGCCCGCGGACGTATGCGGCGCCTAGGCTTGCTACGAGTTCGGCGGTTTCACCGAAGCCTTCGTAGACACGGCCCCAGCGTTCGTCTTGCGGTACGGTGATTGCGGGGGCGAAGTTCAGGTCTATGTGGGCGGCCCACATTTCTTCTGCGACTGCCTGGCCGATTTTGCGGACCAGGGCGGAATCTCTCGTGGCGCCAAGACCGATGTTATGCGGGAATATGGTCGCGTTTTTTACGTCGCCCATTCCGTGAACGTTGTCTTTGCCATAAATGACGGGGATGGTCTGGCTCCACGCTTTTGAATAGAACGTTGCCGTGTAGTTGCCGCCCCCTTCGAGGGCGGAACCGCAGGCGGCGCTACCGCAACTTACCGTAGGCGCCATGGGCTGCGTCATTTGCGCAATCATGTCGTCTAGGGACATGTTCGCAAGAAGATTATCGATTTTTGTTTCGACGGGGTCTCTTTTTAAGGTGATTTTGCCGTAGTCCTTTTGGGTGGAGGCAACGCTGAGGGTCTCGGGAAGGAATCCTGTCTTTCGGATGATAAGACTTTGTTCCGTATCTTTTTTTAGAATCCCGGTTCCGTTACCTGTCGTGCTGACGTTCGAGATGAGGGTCCGCTTTCCGTCTATGTTGATGGCGATTACGTACATTCCCTTGGGCAATCCGGCGGTGAGCTTGGTTGCGTTTTGGATGGAATATGAACCGGAGCTTGAATGGAGTTTCTTGCTTTTGATGACTTTCCCGTTCAGGTTGAGAATTTCCAGGACGGCATTTTTCCCGTTGAGTAAAATACGGTCGTTTTTGAGCGTTGCTGTTTTCTTTATGCTTAGGCTTGCGTCGTCGAATACGAATACGCCCTTTTCGTCGGAGAGTGTCCGCGCATTGGAAAGCAGGCTCGGGAGCGTTCTGATGGTGGCTACCGCGTTGTGGATCGGGGTGCCGGATTCATCGATGACGGTTCCCGTGATGTTGGCCTGTGCGATCGCACAAGCGGCGAGTGCGGAAATGACTGCTTTGGAAAAGTTCATGATTTTACCCTGGTTTATAGGATATAATCTATATTTATTTAACCTGAATAGTAAAAAAAGTTAAAAATTCTTGTGCACGGTCGAAAACATCAATATTTCCCGCTCGACAGTTCGCCCGAAGTCACTTCTGATTGAGCATTCCCAGACGGTTGCCACGCGGTAACCCATCAGCGAGAGTTTCCAGTTGGTCTTGATGTCACGCACGATGCACAAGTATTTCTGGCTTCGTATCCTCGGAATGCACCGCCTGCATCATTTGCGAGCTGTTCATCGGGGTGTGTTTTTTGCGCTTACGGACCATGGTGAAAAAGATAGGAAAACTAGTTTGCGAATATCACCGCTTCGAGGGGGCGCATTTTTCCGGGTTCCGTATCGCTGTAATTCGAGATAATCAGCTTGCTGCCCGCTACGATTGTGCTGTCATAAGTAGCGTCTGTTTCGCTCATGTTCACAAGAACGGTGACGGTATCGTTTTCGTTCCCGTTTGTGTAGATTCTCTTATATGCAAAAATCTGCGCATGATCGGCAAGAATCGGCGTGAAAGTCCCTTGTGTGAGCGCCTTTTGCTGCTTGCGAATTTCGGAGAGCTTTCTATACCAATTCAATACCGATGCGGAATCCTCTGTTTCGCTGAGGGCGTTTACGGTCTTGAAGTTTTCGTTCAGCGCAAGCCAGGGCTTGCCTGTAGTGAATCCCGCATTTGTGCTCGTGTCCCATTGCATTGGGGTGCGGGCGTTGTCGCGGCTGAACGCCTGCACGAACGAAATCGCCTGCTCGGGTGAATAGCCTTCCTGCAAAGCCAAATTGTATTGTGGCCTTGTGTTCACATCATTGTAAACTTCGACGGAGTTCCACTTGACATTGGTCATGCCGATTTCCTGACCTTCGTAAATAAAGGGCGTTCCCCGGAGGGTGAGCATGAGGGTGCCCATCGCTTTTGCGGCAAGCGCGTGGTCTGCCTTTTCGCTAAAGTAGGCGTTGACTGAACGTGGCTTGTCGTGGTTCTCGAAGAATACCGGATACCAGCCGTTGCTTGCCGTGGCGACCTGGCTGTTGATAAGGGCGCTCTTGAGTTCGGGTATAGAAATCTTTTTTGCCTTGTGCCAAATGTCGCCTCCTGGCAGGTGGTTGAATTCGAACAACATGTCGAATGCGCCGTTGTCGCCCACCCAGAACTTGAGCGATTCGGGGCCGACTCCGTTCGCTTCGGCGACGGTAAAGATGCCCTTGCCCGCGACGGTTTTTTGCCTAAATTCGTAAAGGTAGTCGAGAATGCCATCGGTATTGGCGGTCATATCGTGAATGCTGACCATACCATCTGCGCCATCGGGCTTGCCGTCTGCCATTTCGGCGGGTTTCTTGATGTAGGGAATAGCGTCGATTCGGAAACCACCCACGCCCTTGTTAATCCAGAAATTCGTGATGTCGTACAGGGCCTGTCGCACATCGAGATTAGCCCAGTTCAAGTCGGGCTGCGCGGTCGCGAAGGTGTGCAGGTAGTACTGCTTTCGGTCTTCGTTCCATTCCCAGGCGGAGCCGCCGAAAATGCCGCGCCAGTTATTCGGTGCGGAACCATCGGGCTTTGCGTCTCGCCAAATGTACCAGTCGCTCTTGGGATTGTCCTTGCTTTTCTTGGATTCCAGGAACCATTCGTTCTGATCGGATGTGTGATTGAACACTAGGTCCATCACGATTTTGATGTGGTGCCTATTGGCTTCGGCAATCAACGAATCCATGTCTTCCATGGTGCCGTAAAGCGGATTAATTTTGTAGAAGTCTGCAACGTCGTAGCCGTTATCGACCATGGGCGAGGCGTACACCGGCGTAAGCCAGATGCACCCGACATTCAGCGATTCCAGGTAGGGGAGTTTTTGCGTGATACCCTTGAGGTCGCCGGTGCCGTTCCCGTCAGAATCCATAAAGCTGTTCGGATAGATCTCGTAGCAGACGGCTTGTTTCCACCATTCTATCGGGGCGGCCCCTGCGCCCTTTTCCACCGCCTTAGCGCTTTTTTGCGCTGCCGGTGCGTTTTCCTGTTTCCCACAAGAGGTGAGGTTAATGGCGAGTGTTGCAGCCAATGCTGCTGTCGAACAGAAAGCAAACCAATGCTTCATAAAATGCTCCTTTCTCGGGCCCAAAGATAGTTTAAAATGAAGTGTTTTGCGTGAGAAACTTTAAACAAGATGACGCTTATAAATGGGAAATTGTATGTTATAGAATAAAGGTTGCGTATGGAACTTTATCACGGAAGTAATATAGAGATCGCGGTCCCCGAAATTACACAAGAGAATGTCTGACTGTTTATTCCGTATAAAGTTTCAAAAATAAGCAACGAGATTTGCTTGCGGGAACATTTGACTGCGACAGAGGCTGTTTTTAAGTTTTACAAGACAAAATTGTCCCGCTTATTTGGTGACGAAAAGACGATATTTGGGCAATTTGGCTTTTTGGTGCGTTGATGAATACGCGACTTCTCCAAAAAGTCTACTTCGGATGTTGCTCTTTTTTGAAAAACAGGAACCCTTCAGTATCTTTCAGAAAATACCGAAATTCTCCATACGCAGTGCAAAGGATATATTCTAGACTGTATAGACAAATTCGTTTGCGTAAGGGGCTTGTAGAAGGGGAACTCTCCTTGGTTTGCCTATCCTCCCGCTCTAGATACCCCTTAGACATTACAAAATTGCGAAAATCCACCATTATCTTTATAAAACCGCCCGTTTTTGTAAACTTTTTGAGCGTTTTGCTTGTTTTTTTTATTATTTTTAAGGGTAAAAGAGTTTTTGCTCTTGCCCTCTAGTCGAAATCTCGAAGTTTCACATACGTGAGAGCAAGGCGAACGCTCGCGCAGACATACCGTTGTTGCGGTGTGTTTCAGTTTGCTATGCCGACTTTTGAGTCGGCCTTTGGCCGTATGGTCAAAGGCAACAGCCCTTTGGGGGCGCGGGTCGTTTGCGTTTATCACGTATAGGCATTCGAGAGCCTCGGCTAGGTAAATGCAATGATCTGCGCCCTTTTTGTATTATTTCAAAATCGACAA contains:
- a CDS encoding alpha-glucosidase, with protein sequence MDSDGNGTGDLKGITQKLPYLESLNVGCIWLTPVYASPMVDNGYDVADFYKINPLYGTMEDMDSLIAEANRHHIKIVMDLVFNHTSDQNEWFLESKKSKDNPKSDWYIWRDAKPDGSAPNNWRGIFGGSAWEWNEDRKQYYLHTFATAQPDLNWANLDVRQALYDITNFWINKGVGGFRIDAIPYIKKPAEMADGKPDGADGMVSIHDMTANTDGILDYLYEFRQKTVAGKGIFTVAEANGVGPESLKFWVGDNGAFDMLFEFNHLPGGDIWHKAKKISIPELKSALINSQVATASNGWYPVFFENHDKPRSVNAYFSEKADHALAAKAMGTLMLTLRGTPFIYEGQEIGMTNVKWNSVEVYNDVNTRPQYNLALQEGYSPEQAISFVQAFSRDNARTPMQWDTSTNAGFTTGKPWLALNENFKTVNALSETEDSASVLNWYRKLSEIRKQQKALTQGTFTPILADHAQIFAYKRIYTNGNENDTVTVLVNMSETDATYDSTIVAGSKLIISNYSDTEPGKMRPLEAVIFAN
- a CDS encoding killer suppression protein HigA, whose translation is MQVVYADKELARCAGDKAYAVRTMGQRRADAYSTRIDALHRAVDLDALKNVAGRFHELTGDRAGQWACDLDHPYRLIFKPVMNSDGNVIGLIVEQTVSILEIVDYHK
- a CDS encoding HigA family addiction module antitoxin → MQVYRCDELAVVTPPGRHLAEKLEEMGLDANDLAARMGYTPKAVNDILQGNCRITPESAISLEMVTEIPAGFWLRSQMAYDEFLSREKIKASLTDQSLWKKSFPAEVNVREWVLQKKEESKSLMPLLKFFAVASPQAWDSYYKKAQLKVAFRISLAEVKDPYATSAWIRRGEILSDRDPMEKQEQIPVRKRLKVALPEIIAFAAANKTLPKREKKITYWTPEAEVVDDCMTGLQELCRKIGIRVLFVQNFRSAPIYGMYRWYKDVPLIQLHDRFKDRATMWFTFFHELAHVLYHGKKGICLQNIEITHNHPEKEDEANCFAQKCMVDAGFQV
- a CDS encoding glycoside hydrolase family 3 N-terminal domain-containing protein, with amino-acid sequence MNFSKAVISALAACAIAQANITGTVIDESGTPIHNAVATIRTLPSLLSNARTLSDEKGVFVFDDASLSIKKTATLKNDRILLNGKNAVLEILNLNGKVIKSKKLHSSSGSYSIQNATKLTAGLPKGMYVIAINIDGKRTLISNVSTTGNGTGILKKDTEQSLIIRKTGFLPETLSVASTQKDYGKITLKRDPVETKIDNLLANMSLDDMIAQMTQPMAPTVSCGSAACGSALEGGGNYTATFYSKAWSQTIPVIYGKDNVHGMGDVKNATIFPHNIGLGATRDSALVRKIGQAVAEEMWAAHIDLNFAPAITVPQDERWGRVYEGFGETAELVASLGAAYVRGQQGDHYNAEWRVITTIKHFIGDGATDNGQDRGNATMTDKELREKYLPPYEAAIEQGALSVMASFNQINGVHQHVDSARLTGILKTELGFDGYVIADWEGIENSTTPGAAGDYSGTLTGISSKDAIKNAINAGIDMAMVPQSATTFMSNMKTLVQAGQISEDRIKDAVRRILRAKIRAGRIDNPSGPAAYVGVTANIGSAEHRKIAREAVQKSLVVLKNENILPLSATDKIFLTGSHANNTGLQCGGWTQGWLGTTTSVPGATSIQAGFDEVASGARVTSAEAAGTIVYVIGEAPYAEWFGDFRSGDFNNKVLSESSYEGTSFSSTDSYISQIKSWQAAGHKVAVVFITGRPLPITSLIETADAFVVAWLPGSEGAGVADVLFGKVKPTGKLPHTWPKDASQIPINEGDGKTGLYPYGYGLTY